CactttttgaagaaaaagataaatgtAAGCGCTCACTATTGTGTTCATCATGACACTTCAATCTTGTATACCTTGGTTTGAAAAATCATGAATccttttcaaacaaaaaaaacaactttcaaAACACATAAGATTATCTACTTGCCATGCAACTTAAATATATTGTCTTAAAACATCAGATAAAACCTGTTTGTTGCTTACACGAAATGAACGCTTTagaacaaaacaactcaaagcAAAGTATTTCAGTACCTTGGTTGTGAAGTTATCTAGTATTAAATGGGGGTACGCTTCTGACATTTTACCCATGGCCTTCCTATCTTTAATATCGTGGCGTGTCACCTGTTCAACAATTATATCCAGGGTTACCAAAAGTATTGCCTCGCAACCCAAATCGTACATGACGAAGACTCAGCATACATTGATAATAACACAGATATGCACTACTTACCACACTGAGCAACCCAAAATATGCAGTTGGCCCAAATGGAAGATGGCAGACGATTAAACCATCGGGCTGGCCACGATGTTCATGCACCAAAACAAGGTCGGTGATATCATGCGAACGGCAAGACTCAACAATTTCCGATATCACCTGCCGAAAAGAAACTATAGATCAGTAAGATGCACCTGAACCAAGTTCAGAAAAGCTTGAACCGCATTTCCCAACTATTCACTCCTAGCAACCCAAATCTGAATTCTATTCAAGCACGCGGCGACAAAAAGAGACAACAACATGGAGTATTGCCGAATTATACCTGACCACCACGGTTCATTCTTTGCGAGTTAGGGAAGACGACTTTGAGCTCCTAAAAAATGGACAGAAACGGCTGGTTTAGCTTCATCATCCAAATGCACCCATTTTCAACTTATCgagaacccaaaaaaaaaaaaaagagaagtccACGAATCAAAAGCCGCACCTTGACAAACTGAGTGAGGGGCGCGCTGGGATTGCGAGAGGTGGTGAGTAGGATCTTGGGCTCGCGGAGCGCCGCGCCCGCGTACTCGTCATCGATGAGGCTCCTCGGAACTGCATCACAACATCACAGGGCCAAATCTAAGGCGACGGGGagcgggagaggaaggggaggagggaaggggagggagctGGACCAGCGGAGTCCTTGTCCTCGAGGTCGATCTCGCGGCGGAGGGCGAGCTCCTCGTTGCGGAGCTCGGTGGGGATGGGCTTCCCCTCGTCGAGCGCCTCCCGGAGGCGCCGCTTCTTCTCGTAGTGCTGCCGCTCCTTCCCCTCGAGGCTCTTGCGGTACAGGTACTCCCGCCGGAGCCGCGTGTTCCGCCGCagcatctcgccgccgccgccgccgcgtgcaaAACCCTAGTGAAGTggtcggagcggcggcgatAAACCCTAGCGgcttcaccggcggcggcgccggacaaGGGCACGTTTATGTAGACGCCTAGAGGGGGGGAATGCGTGGGTCCG
The Oryza glaberrima chromosome 8, OglaRS2, whole genome shotgun sequence DNA segment above includes these coding regions:
- the LOC127783187 gene encoding uncharacterized protein LOC127783187 codes for the protein MLRRNTRLRREYLYRKSLEGKERQHYEKKRRLREALDEGKPIPTELRNEELALRREIDLEDKDSAVPRSLIDDEYAGAALREPKILLTTSRNPSAPLTQFVKELKVVFPNSQRMNRGGQVISEIVESCRSHDITDLVLVHEHRGQPDGLIVCHLPFGPTAYFGLLSVVTRHDIKDRKAMGKMSEAYPHLILDNFTTKTGERTANIVKHLFPVPKPDSKRIITFANRDDYISFRHHVYEKHGGPKSLDLKEVGPRFELRLYQIKRGTVDQAEAQNEFVLRPYMNTAKKQKSLGA